The Platichthys flesus chromosome 5, fPlaFle2.1, whole genome shotgun sequence genome contains the following window.
ACTGAAGGACGGGAAGAGTCCCAGCCAGCTGGTGAAGATGCCGCCCGTGGTGGTGGAGCGCAGACATTCAAGCGGCCAGGGGCGTATAGTATCACTGGGCAGCGCATTCACGCAAACCTTCCACTGCAAGCGGCCATTTTTCTCCTCTTGGTAGTCAGAAAGGGATGACGAGGTGTGGATAACAATGTTTTTGTGACAAAGGATGAACTGAGGGAGAAGATGACGATGTCACACTGGAAAGGAAGGAGAGTGACGTATAATGAGAGGATGACCTGATGATAGTATGAgatgaaaaagtgttttgtgaagaAATTGGGCTTGAGCCCATTTTCCATCATGTGAAGAGAGCACAGGAAATCATTGGAGCTGGAGTGATTGTCATCCCAGTGCCTCCGAGAGACCTTGGGGCTCTTTGTGGTTACCATGGTAATCTGATTGGATAATTGGCTTTTCCACAAAGGTGGGctttgtttattgttaaatgGCAGAGAGAAAGGATTTCTTTAACCAACCCAAAGTACTGAAGACTCTTGCAAGATCTCTCAGTGGGTCTAATGGCCAAAGAACAAGCACTTACAAACCACTAACTAACACATCAGCGGTCTGCTAGTGTTTGGGAATTTAAAGGGTCCTCTCCACacagttatttttctttaagATAATATTGTTCTTTGTCCAGGATACAAAGTCTAAATTTGCTTTTGCCTTGTAGGATTATGTATTGATCCATAGACGTACAATTACACTGCTCAAAGTGTTTGACTAAGTTCCACACAGCCGGTTGAACCGCCCTTtactcagtgtttgtttgtcaaaaacCCCatctgttaaacacacacaaacccagtgtCTTCAACTCTCACTTCTGCCAAACTCTGTTTCAATGGAAGGAACGCTGAAAAGCCTCAATACGAGAACACTTTCAAAACTTGAAAATCAattgtggaggaggaggaatgaacACGTTGCTTGAATGTAATCTTTTTACGGTTTCTACACAGATTCTTGCTCCTGACCATTTCAACACGAATGAATGCTGTCAAAAGAATAGATTTTTCTGGTAATGatgaatgtatttgttgtttgacATGTATTTAATTGCTGAAAAGCAGCTTTTTCTTGAACCTTTGGGGGGGGCTGGGCAGCACCGAGCCGCCCCACTTTATTACACATGATatgaagagggaaaaaaatcaaaacagtgGACGATATTTCACACTTGCTCGATGccgttgtgttttcttatgtaTGCATCTTGACATTTTTATTCCAACTCTATGATTGTATGAGAACAGCTGTATATTTAagagatgaaaaataaagttttggaAATTTGAATCTTTGTTTTGGTCAATTGTCCTTGTTAGTTTCACGGAAATCACTATGGAAGGTTTGAGGGATGATGACTTGGGGAAAGATATTTTTACTTAAGTGCTAAGGGGATTTACTGTCGTCAAATATTGTTGACAAAGGTGTGTTCAGGGTGTGACTCATTCAATAAACCTGTACTTATGATTTAATTAATGACGGTGGTAGTCATGCCTCAAGCAGAAAGTGAGCTTATAATAACTTGAATTAAAATGCAGGTTAACCTGTTTCTACCATTTGTACTGTTCAAGAATTTAGACATGAAACTGACCTGTAGAAAATGTGAACAGGTTGGATTTAAACTCCAACTTGATCAAGATTGTAAAATATTGCACATACCCATGTAGGTTTTTCTGAAATCCGTGCCCTCTGAAGGTAGGGGGCTttggagaagaaagaaggtgTGTTTTGATGGCCTTAAGATGTTTAGATGttcgttttgtgtgtgtttcttaaaaaacatttaaataaatatactaGCTGGTTCAAAAGGGGCAGCTATACCACGTATTTCCAGCAGGAGGCGTCTTAAAACTTCCTAGAGATGACCTCACGATGAGTACGTGTAGTTGTGACGTAGTGACTGAGATAGCCTGTGTTACATTTAACaaagagggaaaaggaaaagaaactgGATGGGTCGAAAAAAGAATGACCTGCTCACAAACCCTTTATCTCCAGGTTAGTGTTTAAAGAAAATAGTCAAAGAATAACATACACATCCAAAAGAATTTGGGATAAAGAAtaatgtgaaaagaaaatatgttaTGGTCTTGGCTCCAATGCTGTGAATCTCAACATCAGCAGAATCCGTGCCTAAATTGAAAAAGTAGTTATTGATTTTTAGTATAATCTGGCTTTCctatcttacatttttttttcccccgagTTGTTTATTCAGATTTTCTTATATAGAGCATTgtatgaaaaaaagagaaaattaacCTACATTGACAGGAATCTAagagcagaattaaacaaaCTTTCACCTTGCATAACCATCACGTAGAATGCAGATAACATTAAACAGTTTTCCCTCCTTTGTTTACAAGTAACATTCAagtaaaacctttatttttatCCTTCAGGATAATTATTTGTGGTTCCCAGAGCTGAACAAAGTTAGTCTTTcctgacagacacagtcagagagCTCCTGTATCCACAGTTTCAATGATGGTACGTCTACTCTTCTAACATCGTGGTTCTCCTGGTTTGAAGAGGTCCAAGGTCCAGATGTTTAATCTTTTGGATCTCTGTATAAAGTATGTAAGATGTATGCTGAGCAAATGGCAAATTATGTTTACAGAGACTTGGATACTAAACATCTCTGGCAAACACTTTATAACATCTTTGCAGAAGGTTTGGAACTTTGGACATCTCCATAGTCAATAAAGTACCTTAATCATCCAAACATTAATTACAGACATCAGGAGGATGAGCAGATATATGATGTAGCCGTATACATTGTCATGAACTTTctacttatattttattttgtgaagaaCCTTGTAACACAGGTTTTGAAATGTGCTTCGGaaactaaaatgtattatccttattattattatagctataacaattattagtattattttttatcataaTGCGATGACACTGGCTGCTCTTCACATTATTTTTTGTGTGGTTTTGTCTCCACTAGGTGGTGCTCGCCCTCAGAGCAGCTCCCTGGCTCTCTCCAGCTGTGTCTGTATAAAAACCTCAGACTATGATGACGCCACAGTGTGTCAGTTTCTGGGGTTAAATCCACACAGAGTTTAGAAAAGTTTCATGAAGGGCCAGTCATTCTCCAAACTGCACCACAGAGCGGAGCAGTGAGGGAGTCAGCGGAGAGAGGAATCACTTTCCATTCCTAACACAGAGAAACCAGTTAGATGTTTTGGAGAGAAAACGTTTAATATGATTTTACTATAAGGAGTAAATCACCATTACTTTAACATAGTTATTCATCACCATGCAGTTACTTTTGCTCGCAGTGGCGCTCGTCTTTACGCACGACCTTACTCGAGCAGCCGTACGCCCTGACAAGTGCGCCACCCGGTGCGACGCGAGCCTGTGCCCGAGCCCCAGCTGCCCGGGCGGGTACGTCCCGGACCGCTGCAACTGCTGCCTGGTGTGTTCGCCGGCCGAGGGTGAGCCCTGCGGCCGCAAACACGACCCGCCCTGCGGCGATGGCCTGGAGTGCAAGACGCTGGCTGCTGCGGGGAAGCGGCGCGGCTCCAGAGGGGTCTGCCGGTGCAAGACGGAGCAGGAGGTGTGCGGGAGCGACGGGAGAACATACGGTAACGTGTGTAAGATGAGGGCGGCCAGCAGGAAGGCTCAGCAGAAGGGGAGGCCGGAGATCAGCCAGGCGCACAAAGGACCCTGTTCTGGTAGGACTGACTCCAGAGAAACCTGGGCTCCATTCTTTTAGTGTGCACTCGCGTACCTATCCAAGTGGGGACTTAGCCATCCTTGCACATCTACCAACAGGGGACTACCTTAGACTGTATACGAAAAGGGGACATTTCTCAGGTCCCCTCTTGGTCATACTAAAATCATGTCTAAAACCCttcattaataaaaatgtagCCAAGTGGAAGCCTGCAGGTGTGCGAGTGTGTACTCGGTTCTGCTCCTGCTGGCTCCTGaagcttgacctttgaccttgggCTACCAAGATGACTTTGCTATTTTGGTAGAAATTATAGTGCCCACTTGGATGGTGCAGAATGACTTAAATCCCATTTTTGGTTGATCAAAATGACAGTGGTCCCCTGTTAAATGGTATGAAGAAAAGTGACACTACTTCATCAATGTAACCTATACATTAGGCTTTATGCTCGTTATGCTGGTTCTGAGAAAGGCTGCAGCTAATTCATTGCAATCATTGAATAGTCAATTTCATTTCAACTAGAAATTGAGGAAATATTTCTAAAAACATTGTAATAATCAGtgattcatattaaaaaaaattgaatatccACAAAGTTAATGCATCAATGCAACATTTTGTCCTCTTAGAGGTAAAGACATTGGCTACAGATCCAAGTCCCTTCTTGCCAATAACgtttgaaaaaatgaaaaaggacaTTTGTTATATTATGATTAaaggctttttttgttttaatgagtgGAAATAGAGGTCCAATCTTACATAATGTAGCATGACAGGTTCCCTGTTGGCAATAAATGTAAgtatgcgtgcgtgtgcgtgtgtgtgtgtgtgtgtgcgtgtgtgtgtgtgtgtgtgtgtgtgtgtgtgagtgtgtgtgtgcgtgtgtgtgcgtgtgtatgtgagtgtgtgtgtgtgtgtgcgtgagtgcgtgtgtatgtgagtgtgtgtgtgtgtgtgtgtgtgtgtgtatgtgagtgtgtgtgtgtgtgtgtatgtgagtgtgtgtgtgtatgtgagtgtgtgcgtgtgtatgtgtgtgtgtgtgtgtgtgtgtgtgtgtgtgtgtgtgtgtgtgtgtgtgtgtgtgtgtgtgtgtgtgtgtgtgtctgtatatgtctGTATAAATGACATTGGTTCTTCATGTCAGTGCAGGTTCGTCCTTGGTCCATCCCAGCAGCCCTCGCTACAAGTTCAACTTCATTGCAGACGTAGTCGAGAAAATAGCCCCGGCTGTCGTCCACATTGAGCTGTTTGTAAGgtatgtgtgtaatgtgtgtatgCAAGTGTGTGACACATCAGACCAAGCAGAGCCCAACAGAGTTTAGATGACCTCAAATTTCAACCTCTAGTTgccttaaaatatatttttacatcttcCTGCTCCTGTTTATCAGTCTCCATCCTATTTCCTCTGCAGACATCCTTTGTTCGGTCGCCACATGCACCTCTCCAGTGGCTCTGGGTTTATTGTGACCCACACAGGCGAGATTGTGACCAATGCTCATGTGGTAACCACAGCTGCCTCTGTGACAGGGAGGCCCCAGCTGCGTGTTCAGCTCCATGATGGCAACGTGTACGATGCAATGGTCAGAGATGTAGACAGGAAGGCTGACATCGCCACAATCAAGGTCAATCCTCAGGTGAGGGAataacatctttatttatttaatctgacGTTCACTGTCTTTCCTGTCCTCCAGATTAAAGCAATGTATAGAAATGTCATTTTCCAGGCATCTTCTACTTCCTTGACCCACATCTCATACACAAAAACCTCTCTGCTCTATAACTCAAGAGCCCACATCCTTACAAGCTCCTGCGCCAAGTTTTCTGTGAGATATTCATACCACTTGCGGGAAATCTTtcataaacaccatcactgtgACTCACAGACACAGCAGTGATGTGTGTATTCTCACACCCACATCCCAAATACTTGGATACTTTTGTAAGCTTCAAactcctcttcctttctctcagTTTCTCTTACAAAGTAACTTTCTAATCATGTTTTAAAACTTATCGAATATGTCTACCTGTTCGTGTTTCCTCTCATGTCCTGCTGTTTTGGTTtgtgggagaagaagaagcttccTGTACTGTCTCTGGGCAGCTCAGCTGATCTGAGGCCGGGCGAGTTCGTGGTGGCCATCGGCAGCCCCTTCGCCCTGCAGAACACCGTCACCACCGGCATCGTCAGCACGGCACAGAGAGATGGCAAGGAGCTGGGCATCAAAGACTCAGACATCGATTACATCCAGACTGACGCTATTATAAATGTGATCTCACAcacgcatgtacacacacacacacacacacacacacatacacacacacacagtgtttatgACCATGGACAGATTTATACGATGCTtttgatttattaatgttttgCTTCTTTCTCATATTCCTCTGATCACTGTGAAGTACGGCAACTCAGGAGGACCTCTCATCAACTTGGTGAGCAGTGATGGCCTTTGTTTGACCATGATGGGTGGACTGATCCTCACTGTTTCTGTTCCTCAATTGAATGGGCCTCCAAATTCTAACGACCCAGTTAATTGAAAAACTCTAAAGTTCAAATCTGAATATCAAACAAATGATGTGTTATAGTACAAAATAGATCGAAATGAATCATCCTCAAAAATCAATGACCATCTGCATAATACCCATGTTTTTAAATAGCAATATAGGCTTCCAAACTCAACATTATAATGCACAGGATTATAATACACTTTGAACTAAAAATAATTTGGAGCAAAGGATGTCATACCTCTACTCATCCTCGTCTTCTTATAATAACTATTATTGTTACCACAAATAAGGAATACAAATTCAGTCTACTTGAGGtatgaatcaaaataaaaaaagagcagaaaccTTTAAGCCCATCTTGCGATGTTGTAAAGAGAAAAAGTTTCTTGAATCAGTCTGTTTATccagatctgctccaaattTTGTCCCAAACCCCCATTCATTTTCACAGAgtttgtggtgtgtttgtgtaatcctgcccactaacaaacaataaaaaaaaaaaagagcaaggaAAACATTGAGATGACAAATTGGGATTTCAGTCGAAAGggaaataatgtttaaatctCCACATAttgaatggatttaaaaaatgttcctcAAGTTCTGCcttattttctttgtctgagtgtttttgtgtctttttaaggATGGGGAGGTGATCGGCATCAACACTCTGAAGGTGACGGCAGGAATCTCCTTCGCTATCCCCTCCGACAGGATCAGCCGCTTCCTCACAGAgtcacaaaccaaacacagcaaaggtcagaggtcaaagctGGAGGGGTGAAATTGCGGGGGGGAAAAGAAGACAATTAAAATAGAATTTTCTGAGATTATTGCACCTTTAGAAAAACCTTGAAGAGGCAGTTCCTAATATTTCTCAATAAACCCTCTTCCATTTGTTGTGACAGAAAAGACGAGACTACAGCGACGACTCACAGAGGAGCCACAGTCTGATGCAGGTCAGTGACGGTCCCAATGAAACTAACACCACTGTTGAAATGTTTGCGGTTTTCTAGAAGATTAATGTTGTGCTTTTCTTTCCAGAACTAAAGAGACGTTTCTTGGGCATCAGGATGCTCACAATCACCACAGAGTGAGTAGCACCACTAACTGTCTCCCTCGAGATCAGCATTTTATCTTGATTTCCGTTAAAAAATGAAGTAGGTTCTGTAGCATCTGACCAAAAGCAGGCTCAATGTTGTATGCATCAGTATTTgtcttatttattcattgtgTCTCTTTCAGTCTACTAGCAGAGTTAAAACATCATAACCCAGACTTTCCTGACATCCACAGTGGAGTGTTGGTGCAGCAGGTCATACCTAACACTGCAGCGGAAAAGTAggttcacccacacacacgcacgcacgcacacacacacacacacacacatgtgaacgTATTGCTGTTCCTTCATCTGTTCTGATGTCTGTTGCCTCAATGTAATCTATTACTTGTGGATAATATTTATTTCAGGGGAGGGATAAATGAAGGTGATGTCATAGTGAAACTGAACGGACAGCCAGTCGACACCACTGAAGACGTTCACGAGGTGTTACAGGGGGACCAGCCACTCCTGCTGGAGATTCGCAGAGGCAACGACGACTTATTGTTCAACATCCACCCACAAGCTATTGTGCATTGATCAACAAGGCAGATCATTTGTTCTTATTTCCACAAATGGGCAACAAATTATACAATTGTTTGGCCATGGGTATTTGACCAAGGGCAGTTTTAAATAAGCTATTTATGAACTGATTTCTAATTATAGAAGAACATTTTTAGTCACGTACTTTGTGTGGTAGTTTACTGCAAAATACTGCAGACAACAATTATTGCACTGTACACTAaggcttcagaataaaagcctcCGGAGAAGTATCTGTGCTGTTTGCGTTTGTCTCAGCTCAGTTGTGCCTGGCAGCTGTGGTTCATCTGCACAGGAGGCAGATTCAGCTCAGTTGTTTATGTCTGCTTATCccacttccctcctctctgctttggAAAGAGTGTCTCTTAATATAAACAAGCTTAAACTGACACCTAGACACaaagaatacacacaaacacacacacacacacacacacacacactcactcatgcatatacacgcacacacttgaTTTGAGCAGAGTGCTGTTACTGGAAAAGTCactttcctctcccctctcctgtTATGGTTGTGGAAATCTTTCTGAACCCTGAAGGTCGGGACAGAAAATCCTCTTGCGGCTGCTTTGCTGGTGTTTTGGATCCAAAGTCAGTCTGCAGCTAATGACAAAACTCGACTTGGTATAGAATATACTATAAAAAAACGCCCTTTAATGTGGGCACACTTTGGGTGGGGTTACAAGTCATTTTTAAAGTAACGTCATCATGAAGTGGGGACCCCACCAGATGTGTGCCTGTGTGGCCACGGCACATAAACTGAACCCAGACAGACGATCCTCACTGCTTATTCGAAAACCCACTGTGTTATGTTGCTATtggctggaggagagaaaccgaggaagagaaggaagaaaaaaaggaaagagaggcCGAGGGGACGTAAAtcaagaaaaagggaaaatgtgCTGAAAGTGAACAAATTACCACCATATTACACAGTAGGAGTCTAACgttaacatgtgtttgtgtgtgtgtgtgtgtgtgtttgtgtgtatgtgtttgtatgtgtgtgtgtgtcagtgtgtcactgACCTAGTTtgttgtacttgtgtgtgtgtgtgtgttggctgcttttatgcaaaataaaaaatgcatttgctgCAAATGCATTTATATGAAGTGcagtacatacagtacatttcCCATAAAGCCTGTAGGTTGGGGTCCTGCTCAATGGATCTATAAATCCATCACCATCTAGAGGCCAAATGGTGCCACGTCTGGTTTTCATTACACGCATGTATGATTCCAAAACAGGCCAGTAGATGGCGTGTTGGCTGTAAGAAAAACCAAATGCTCCTGACATGGCAACTGCTCAGACTCAGATTAGAAGAGTGATGTATATGCGAAGCAGACTATTTATAGCGCTGGTCTCTGACTGGGTGCTTTTGAAGTTAAAGTAGAGGGCACAGCTAAACATCTGGAACTGCATGCAGGATTATCATGGACACTGAATTCAGAGGCTTGGGATCGTGTATCTTTATTCAAAGCCTCACTGCTGCGAAAGGGAGTCTTGTTGTAATGTGTTGCAGAATAAGAGTTTTACCACTCgtacagctgtttgtgttggttgaGGCCCTGTTGGGCTCAGGTGGAGGATAAAagaaagcaggaggaggaaaagaagagctTGTCCTCACACACCTTCAAACATGTTATCTGGCAATATTTCAATCTGCATTCTGTATTTGGCAAATATGTACGTGGACAAGATAACACCCACTGACCCCAAAGACGTCACTATGTGCAGTGGTGGGAAGTCCATATACTTTGTCACTGTATTCCAGTATGTGTTTCATGTGTCTGTgcttaatttgatttatttactgGTAATTTTACTCTACTTCATATATTGCAAATATCTGTCCTCAAAGATTTTACAATGCATTATGtaaattttcatgttttttttttgtatattctttAAAAGTAATCAATATCTTGAAGGCTGATTGGTCCACTGATTCAATCATAGCGAACAGGTAACACCAGGATGAGACTCAGCCATTCGTTGTTTTCAGTTGATCATCTGAGGCTTTCTTCATTTATGTGACAAGTTCTGTATTATTCTTGTATTAAACTAAATTTAAAGGTGGCACAGATAAATATGTAGTGCACTGCTGTTGCATTAGAGAATATGATACATTTAGCAAGTAATTTTACTCACATTTACTTACTAGTTTATTTAAATGCTTACTTTTACTGAAGTAGAAATGTGTATGTGGTACTTTGTCTTTTACTCGAGTACacctttatcttttttttgtacttttacttaaataaaAGGTTCCTCCGCCACTGACAGTATGTAGAC
Protein-coding sequences here:
- the htra3a gene encoding serine protease HTRA3a: MQLLLLAVALVFTHDLTRAAVRPDKCATRCDASLCPSPSCPGGYVPDRCNCCLVCSPAEGEPCGRKHDPPCGDGLECKTLAAAGKRRGSRGVCRCKTEQEVCGSDGRTYGNVCKMRAASRKAQQKGRPEISQAHKGPCSGSSLVHPSSPRYKFNFIADVVEKIAPAVVHIELFVRHPLFGRHMHLSSGSGFIVTHTGEIVTNAHVVTTAASVTGRPQLRVQLHDGNVYDAMVRDVDRKADIATIKVNPQKKLPVLSLGSSADLRPGEFVVAIGSPFALQNTVTTGIVSTAQRDGKELGIKDSDIDYIQTDAIINYGNSGGPLINLDGEVIGINTLKVTAGISFAIPSDRISRFLTESQTKHSKEKTRLQRRLTEEPQSDAELKRRFLGIRMLTITTDLLAELKHHNPDFPDIHSGVLVQQVIPNTAAEKGGINEGDVIVKLNGQPVDTTEDVHEVLQGDQPLLLEIRRGNDDLLFNIHPQAIVH